Part of the Rhodobacteraceae bacterium M385 genome is shown below.
CCTTCTATGGCACCGTGTTCTCCCACGGGTCTTTCATCTACCTGCTCGACGGCGATGGCACCGTGCTAACACTACTTCCCCCCGTCTTGGGCCCCGAGACGATGGCCAGCATCGTCACCGGATATCTGGAGGCAAGTTGACGTGAACCGCCGTAGATTTCTGCTTGGCGCCGGGGCCTTGGCCCTTGTCGGCGGCGCGTTTGCCGCGACCGAGGGGCGCAACCTGTTCTACACCGCGCTGTCAGAAGGCGTCGATGCGCAGATCGACGTGGCAACGGCCCACGATTTGGCCAGCAGCGGAGAGATTTTGCTGATCGACATTCGCCGCCCCGATGAATGGGCCGCCACCGGCAGCCCCGCCTCAGGCCATCGGCTCGACATGCGGAGAGAGGATTTTACCGATGCTTTGCTAGACCTGACGGGCGGCTCCGCCGACGCAAGGATCGCACTGATCTGCATGCGCGGGGTACGTTCATCCCGGATGACAAATCGGTTAATCGAGGCCGGGTTCACGAACGTCATGGATGTCCCCGAAGGCATGCTCGGCTCCGCTGCGGGGCCGGGCTGGATCAACGCAGGCCTTCCCCTGAACCGTAATTCGTAACGCCACCCCTTGCCGCCCTGCTCCTCCTCTCACGCCAAGGAACGACCTATGCTCAAGTACACACCCCTCGCGGCTTTCCTTCTCGCCACGCCAGCCTTCGCGGATTGCGCCGATAGGGCGGGCCCTTGCGAGGTGCCTTTGGGCGAATACCACATCACGCTGCCCGACGGCGAAGGCCCCTTCCCCACCCTCGTGATGCTGCACGGCGCCGGTGGTCGGGGTGAGGGTATGGTCAATATGCTGGCCGCGGCGGTCACCGCGCGGGGCTATGCGGTGATTGGTCCGCAAGGGGTCCAGCGCGAGGGGCGATCCGGTTCAACGTGGTCCTTCCGTCCGACCGAAACACCCCTGCGCGATGAGCCTGCCTTCATCACCCAAGTCCTGTCTGACGCCGCTGAGGTGCATAACATCGACCGCGACGCGGTTCTGATCGCGGGCTTTTCTATCGGCGGCTCCATGACCTCCTACCTCGCCTGCGCCGAGCCCAATCTTGCGCGGGCCTATGCCCCCGTTGCGGGTGCCTTCTGGCGGCCCCACCCGGCGCTGGACGCCTGCGCTGGCCCCGTTGATCTGCTACATACCCACGGTTGGAGCGATGGCACCGTCCCGATTGAAGGCCGCGTGCTTCGCAACGGCACCCTGCGCCAGGGGGACGTCTTCGCCTCCATGGAAATCTGGCGCGAGACCAACAATTGCGCCCTCTCCGCCCCAGACGAGATCACCAACGAGGGCTACTACTGGCACCGTATCTGGACGTCATGCGAGGGCGGGTCGCTCCAATTTTCGCTCTTCCCCGGCGGCCATGCTGTGCCCCGTGGTTGGTCCGATCTGGCGTTAGATTGGTTTGAGGCGCTCTAGCCGCCCTATTCCGCCGCACTGGGCAGTGTAGCCAAGGTCGCCCGCAGCTCCGCCCGGTGCGCTCTTGCAGCGCGAATGATCGCAGGAGCCGCATATACCTCGGGCGTGCCAAGGGCGCGGGCCGTCGCGCGGAACCTCGTCAACCGCAGGCCCGAGAAGGCCGAGAGGGGCACCGCGATAGCCAGCGAAATCGCAATCGGCAGCAACCAAAATGATACGATCCCGGCAAGCATCCCCGCGATCATCGCGGCCCCGGACAGGGTTTCCAACCAGTGGAACTTCAGCAACGCCCAGAGCGAATATTGCCCCCCCGCGCGGGTCTGTGGCCGCCAATCTACCTTGATGCCAGCCAATGTTTTCAACACCGCCACGGTCTGCTGAACCATCAGGATTGGCGCATAAAGGATCGACAAGATCAGTTCTGTCACAAACGATGTGACAAAGCCCGTCACCCCGCCAAGTTCCGAAAGGCGCAGGCCCACGCCACCCAATGCGGCAGCCCCCAAGGCTTTGGGTGCCAGCAACATTCCGTACATGAAGACCAGCAGCGCGGTGGCGTGGATGGCTGTCATTTCAGGCCATTGCACCTGCGGGTTCACCCCTGAGAAGTAGCGGATCACGTTCTGCTCTGCGCCGGTACCGATCAGCGCCCACACCATCAGCAAGGCGAACCACGCGGGGCTAAGTAGGTAGCTGATCGCGCCGTGGAACAAGTGGAACCGGCTGACCCCGTGAAAGCCTTTGGTCGCCAAAAGTTTCAGGTGTTGAAGGTTGCCTTGGCACCAACGGTGGTCGCGAATGACATAGTCGATCAGCGTTGCGGGCACTTCCTCATAACTGCCCTGGATGCGCGGAGAGAACCGCACACCCCATCCGGCGCGGCGCAGCAGACCCGCCTCTACGAAGTCGTGGGAAAGGATCAACGCGCCTTTGCCCGACAGGGTTTTGATTTTCGGCAACCCCGCGCAAGAGGCGAATGCCGCCGTCCGGATAATCGCATTGTGGCCCCAATAATTTCCCTCCCGGTCGCTCCAGGTGGCAAGCCCCTCGGCCAGCACCGCCCCATAGATGGTCGAGGCGAATTGCTGCACACGGGCAAAGACCGTTTCGGCCCCGTATAGCTTGGGGAAACTTTGGATCAGGCCCGCGGTGGGGTCGGTCGCAAGCTCATCGGTCAGGGCCACAATCGCGTCACCGGACATCAGGCTATCGGCATCCAGCACGACCATCGCCCCATAGCC
Proteins encoded:
- a CDS encoding rhodanese-like domain-containing protein; the protein is MWRQVDVNRRRFLLGAGALALVGGAFAATEGRNLFYTALSEGVDAQIDVATAHDLASSGEILLIDIRRPDEWAATGSPASGHRLDMRREDFTDALLDLTGGSADARIALICMRGVRSSRMTNRLIEAGFTNVMDVPEGMLGSAAGPGWINAGLPLNRNS
- a CDS encoding polyhydroxybutyrate depolymerase, whose product is MLKYTPLAAFLLATPAFADCADRAGPCEVPLGEYHITLPDGEGPFPTLVMLHGAGGRGEGMVNMLAAAVTARGYAVIGPQGVQREGRSGSTWSFRPTETPLRDEPAFITQVLSDAAEVHNIDRDAVLIAGFSIGGSMTSYLACAEPNLARAYAPVAGAFWRPHPALDACAGPVDLLHTHGWSDGTVPIEGRVLRNGTLRQGDVFASMEIWRETNNCALSAPDEITNEGYYWHRIWTSCEGGSLQFSLFPGGHAVPRGWSDLALDWFEAL
- the mdoH gene encoding glucans biosynthesis glucosyltransferase MdoH gives rise to the protein MTSALRVEPYMPPDAPLSRPIQDLGSRYHDTSAPGLGRGRARLWRLATFLPAFATTFALVAAFTNWFAMGGLTGFEAALITLIALTFFWISLSVSTVTVGLFRLFLTRKRAAPALGPAMDVALLVPCYNEVPWDVFGNACAMLEALDAHPTHHRFTLFILSDTRDATTAEQELRAFATLRARLPESIRIHYRRRAENTDRKVGNLADWVERWGGGYGAMVVLDADSLMSGDAIVALTDELATDPTAGLIQSFPKLYGAETVFARVQQFASTIYGAVLAEGLATWSDREGNYWGHNAIIRTAAFASCAGLPKIKTLSGKGALILSHDFVEAGLLRRAGWGVRFSPRIQGSYEEVPATLIDYVIRDHRWCQGNLQHLKLLATKGFHGVSRFHLFHGAISYLLSPAWFALLMVWALIGTGAEQNVIRYFSGVNPQVQWPEMTAIHATALLVFMYGMLLAPKALGAAALGGVGLRLSELGGVTGFVTSFVTELILSILYAPILMVQQTVAVLKTLAGIKVDWRPQTRAGGQYSLWALLKFHWLETLSGAAMIAGMLAGIVSFWLLPIAISLAIAVPLSAFSGLRLTRFRATARALGTPEVYAAPAIIRAARAHRAELRATLATLPSAAE